CTGAGGAGCTTCCTCACATTCCTTGCTTCATATGATGGCACATAACACTCGCTTATCAGGCCTGCCTTGAGTAGATGTGCCAGGACCCTTGCACTCCTCCTATCTGTCTTTATGCTCCTGTTTGTTACTGCCTTATTCATGAAGGTATTTGCCAGCTTCACATCTATACCATTGCGCTGCAGGGCATTGTATACCCTTATCCAAATAATTACCCGTAGACTCCATGACAGCTTTGTATTGTCCATCGAGCCTTGATGATAGCAGAGATATGCCTTCAGAATCATTTGTGAACAGAAACTCATCGACAATATTGTTATCATCATCCATTACGCACACTTGGCATTTCTTCTTTCCAACATCTATACCTGCATACCTTATCGACTTACACCTCCTGCTGGCTTAAAGGCCAGAGCTGCAACCACCTATCATGGCTTTAGCCAACTAGAGCAGCAGCTCGGGATAGCCCACTCAAAAAGTAGGCCTTGATAGACCACTAAGTTCTAGGGCATGGCCTGTTACCAGCAGCTGTTGACTACCGGGAGGTGGTTATCATGCTTTCATAAAGAATTATTGGATAGATCCTGACTCTGAGCAATTCGATAAGGAGTATGATGCAAGGACATTCTCTGAGCAGGGATTTTCAGTAGGTAAGGGCTCATTGAACCTTGACTCATTGAAGCAGAAGGGAATAGTGTGCTACATTGCATTCAGCATGCATATGCATTGTTATGCTGTCAGTAGCGAAGACGGCTGTAGAGATAGGGAGACCAGATCTGATGAGATGCATAAAATGCTTCCAAGGGTAATCTTATGTTAT
The Nitrososphaerales archaeon DNA segment above includes these coding regions:
- a CDS encoding transposase; the encoded protein is MDNTKLSWSLRVIIWIRVYNALQRNGIDVKLANTFMNKAVTNRSIKTDRRSARVLAHLLKAGLISECYVPSYEARNVRKLLRHRMSMVKIQTMIRN